From Miscanthus floridulus cultivar M001 chromosome 15, ASM1932011v1, whole genome shotgun sequence, the proteins below share one genomic window:
- the LOC136507637 gene encoding uncharacterized protein, with translation MRDQCILSWLYISVSKDVRALVRVPRATAHSIWNSIHEQFRDNELHACIAPSTSRLSSAALSRATWTTYTGRLKQLADALRDVGQPVRETSQVLNMLRGLNSKFCHAVPVIAAKHPPHSFLSARSYLLLEEKYDREHDKAAQHQALLATGGGRGSAPSPHGDGGSSSNARSTPPVRNRPMF, from the coding sequence ATGCGCGACCAGTGTATTCTCAGCTGGCTCTACATCTCGGTGTCCAAAGATGTCCGCGCTCTCGTCCGCGTTCCACGCGCCACTGCCCACTCCATCTGGAACTCCATCCACGAGCAGTTCCGGGACAATGAGCTGCATGCCTGCATCGCGCCGTCTACCTCGAGGCTGAGTTCCGCAGCCTTGTCCAGGGCGACATGGACCACCTACACCGGTCGTCTCAAGCAGCTTGCCGACGCTCTGCGCGACGTCGGGCAACCCGTCCGGGAGACGAGCCAAGTCCTCAACATGCTTCGTGGGCTCAACTCCAAGTTCTGCCACGCCGTTCCGGTTATCGCCGCCAAGCACCCGCCCCACTCCTTCCTTTCGGCTCGCTCGTACTTGCTGTTGGAGGAGAAGTACGACCGCGAGCATGACAAGGCGGCGCAGCACCAGGCTCTTCTCGCCACCGGCGGCGGTCGGGGTTCAGCTCCCTCCCCCCACGGCGATGGCGGTTCCAGCTCCAATGCGCGGTCCACGCCGCCAGTCCGGAACCGCCCCATGTTCTGA